One window of the Rhodococcus sovatensis genome contains the following:
- a CDS encoding amino acid ABC transporter permease, which yields MNVQVPVQSPVISRHDEIAPIARRWHVGRIVGAAIAAIIVALLAQSFFTNEAVNWPMVRQYFFSESILDGLEMTLLLTAVSMAIALILATLIANMRLSENPVLRAVSSAYVWLFRGIPLLVLLILMFNFALLYPTISLSLPGVGTLWSASSQDLISPFWAAIIAFSVHQSSYTSEVIRSSILAVSTGQVEAAEALGMSKLRTFRRIVLPQALRIAVPPIANDTINLLKGTALVAFISVADLLYSVQQIYTRNFQVVPLLIVATIWYVLIVSVMSVGQTALERRLGRSSKAKRSPAAKLTKSRQGKTS from the coding sequence ATGAATGTACAGGTCCCGGTCCAATCCCCAGTGATCTCGCGACATGATGAGATCGCTCCGATTGCGCGCAGATGGCATGTCGGCAGAATTGTCGGCGCCGCGATTGCGGCTATCATCGTCGCACTGCTCGCACAAAGTTTCTTTACCAACGAGGCCGTCAATTGGCCGATGGTCCGCCAGTACTTCTTCTCCGAGAGCATCCTCGACGGGCTGGAAATGACGCTGCTGTTGACGGCAGTCTCGATGGCAATTGCGCTTATTCTGGCGACGCTGATAGCAAACATGAGGCTGTCAGAGAATCCGGTTCTGCGAGCCGTCAGTTCCGCCTACGTATGGTTGTTCCGCGGCATTCCGTTGCTGGTGCTCCTCATTCTGATGTTCAATTTTGCGCTCCTGTATCCGACTATCTCGCTCAGCCTGCCGGGTGTCGGAACGTTGTGGAGTGCGTCCTCGCAAGACCTGATCAGTCCCTTCTGGGCGGCTATCATCGCGTTCTCCGTGCACCAGTCCTCCTATACCTCGGAGGTCATCCGCTCGTCGATTCTGGCAGTGTCCACGGGGCAGGTCGAAGCGGCGGAAGCCCTCGGAATGTCGAAATTGCGTACGTTTCGGCGCATCGTGCTTCCGCAGGCCCTGCGAATTGCCGTGCCACCCATCGCAAATGACACGATCAACTTGTTGAAGGGCACCGCACTCGTTGCCTTCATTTCGGTGGCCGATCTCCTGTATTCGGTTCAACAGATCTACACCCGTAATTTCCAGGTCGTTCCGCTGCTGATCGTTGCAACGATCTGGTACGTGCTGATCGTCTCGGTCATGTCTGTCGGTCAGACTGCTCTCGAGAGACGCCTGGGCCGCAGTAGCAAGGCCAAGCGATCGCCGGCCGCGAAGCTCACCAAGTCTCGACAGGGGAAGACCTCATGA
- a CDS encoding amino acid ABC transporter ATP-binding protein has product MTILDARQVTKVFHGRTVVDHVDLEVHKGETVCLLGPSGAGKSTFLRCLNQLETMEYGAVYVDGDLMGFREHGGKLHAIPHRALAKQRRHIGMVFQHFNLFPHMTVLENIIEAPVGVLGQPKNTAITEARALLDMVGLAEKVDAYPNSLSGGQQQRVAIVRSLAMKPKVLLFDEPTSALDPELVGEVLDAMKSLSQDGMTMVVVTHEMGFAREVADRVVFMADGAVVEQGPAREVLDSPREARTKDFLARVL; this is encoded by the coding sequence ATGACCATTCTCGACGCTCGGCAAGTTACCAAGGTCTTCCACGGCCGCACGGTGGTCGATCATGTCGACCTGGAGGTTCACAAGGGCGAAACCGTCTGTCTGCTCGGACCTTCCGGGGCAGGAAAGAGCACGTTCCTGCGGTGCCTGAACCAACTGGAGACGATGGAGTACGGAGCCGTCTACGTCGACGGAGATCTGATGGGCTTTCGCGAACATGGCGGAAAGCTCCACGCAATCCCGCATCGCGCACTGGCGAAGCAACGTCGACACATCGGAATGGTGTTCCAGCACTTCAACTTGTTCCCGCACATGACGGTGCTGGAGAACATCATCGAAGCACCTGTAGGGGTGCTGGGGCAGCCGAAGAATACTGCGATCACCGAGGCCCGAGCGCTGCTCGACATGGTCGGTCTGGCGGAGAAGGTCGATGCCTATCCGAACTCCCTGTCCGGTGGCCAACAGCAGCGAGTCGCCATTGTGCGCTCGCTCGCGATGAAGCCCAAGGTGCTGCTGTTCGACGAACCTACTTCGGCACTGGATCCCGAACTCGTGGGTGAGGTTCTCGATGCGATGAAGTCGTTGTCCCAGGACGGAATGACCATGGTCGTCGTCACCCACGAAATGGGATTCGCCCGCGAGGTTGCCGATCGCGTCGTGTTCATGGCCGACGGAGCCGTCGTAGAGCAAGGCCCGGCACGTGAGGTGCTCGATTCTCCCCGCGAAGCCCGTACCAAGGACTTCCTGGCGAGGGTGCTGTGA
- a CDS encoding molybdopterin-dependent oxidoreductase yields the protein MTAVGDAASTADRWGHHTSHFGSFRGRADGDRLQVRPHECDPEPYDLIDNIASGVRHEARVTRPHVRRGWLERGAQSKDLRGRDEFVAVDWDVALDLLAGELRRVYGEFGAAGVFGGSYGWSSAGRFHHAQTQVHRFLNSLGGYVRSVNTYSSGASEVLMPHVAGSHDAVIKQINSWEDLAEHTELLVSFGGVASKNGAVNPGGITSHVQNGWLRKMASNGCRFVLVGPLRDDLLDEIEADWLTPLPGSDLALMIGLAGELVLQDLVDRDFVDRYCSGFAEFEDYLSGSTDGTAKDARWASKICRIEESDIRSLAHAMGTSATMITCSYSLQRIRHGEQMPWMALILAAMTGGIGRPGRGYAHGLGAMGGNGKREAVVPFPSFPQGVNECSDFIPVARIADMLLAPGADYEYNGEVRTYPDVKLVYWAGGNPFHHHQNLFRLQEAFRKPDTVVVHESAWTSTARHADIVLPATMSVERSDIGAARNDSHLMPMQQLIAPYGEARDDFDIFADLAGRLGTAATYTGGRTSDEWVRAMYEHWLGRMSDADMTAPDFESFWQDGPFEMVLRPIRRTLEEFVSDPVANKLNTRSGKIEIVSEVIREFDYDDCPPHPTWTAPVEWLGGRRAESFPIHLIANQPDGKLHSQLDFGSASTRHKRNGREVVRMHPADAAPRSLADGDLVRVWNDRGSCFATVEVTERVMRSVARLPTGAWFDPQVVGGLGTVCVHGNPNVLTADTGTSRLAQACTGQHVLVEITKWEDPVPPVQVHRPPTP from the coding sequence GTGACGGCAGTCGGCGACGCCGCGTCGACCGCCGACCGATGGGGCCATCACACGTCGCACTTCGGCAGCTTTCGCGGCCGAGCAGACGGGGACCGACTGCAGGTGCGACCCCACGAATGCGACCCTGAGCCGTACGACCTCATCGACAACATCGCGTCGGGAGTGCGGCACGAGGCGAGGGTCACCCGGCCGCACGTTCGACGCGGCTGGCTCGAGCGAGGAGCGCAATCCAAGGACCTGCGGGGCCGCGACGAGTTCGTCGCAGTCGACTGGGACGTGGCTCTGGACTTGCTGGCGGGTGAATTACGCCGCGTGTACGGCGAATTCGGTGCCGCGGGCGTGTTCGGTGGCTCGTACGGCTGGTCGAGTGCCGGAAGATTTCACCACGCGCAGACGCAGGTTCACCGCTTCCTGAACTCACTCGGCGGCTATGTCCGGTCGGTCAACACCTATTCCAGTGGTGCGTCGGAGGTGTTGATGCCGCACGTGGCCGGATCGCACGACGCGGTCATCAAACAGATCAACAGCTGGGAGGACCTGGCCGAGCACACCGAGTTGCTGGTGTCCTTCGGCGGAGTTGCCTCCAAGAACGGGGCCGTCAACCCAGGCGGGATCACCTCGCACGTCCAGAACGGATGGCTACGCAAAATGGCATCCAACGGTTGTCGATTCGTGCTGGTCGGACCACTTCGTGACGACCTGCTCGACGAGATCGAGGCGGACTGGTTGACGCCACTGCCCGGCAGCGATTTGGCGTTGATGATCGGACTGGCAGGCGAACTCGTCCTCCAGGATCTCGTCGATCGAGACTTCGTGGACCGATACTGCTCGGGCTTCGCGGAGTTCGAGGACTACCTGAGCGGTAGCACCGACGGTACGGCAAAGGACGCGCGGTGGGCCTCGAAAATCTGTCGAATCGAGGAGTCCGATATCCGATCGCTCGCGCATGCGATGGGGACATCGGCCACGATGATCACGTGTTCGTACTCGTTGCAGCGAATCCGTCACGGCGAGCAGATGCCCTGGATGGCATTGATTCTCGCGGCGATGACCGGGGGAATCGGTCGCCCCGGTCGCGGCTACGCGCATGGTCTGGGCGCCATGGGAGGAAACGGCAAGCGTGAGGCCGTGGTGCCTTTCCCCTCCTTTCCGCAAGGTGTGAACGAGTGCTCCGATTTCATTCCGGTGGCGCGCATCGCAGACATGTTGCTCGCTCCCGGTGCGGACTACGAGTACAACGGCGAGGTACGAACGTACCCAGACGTGAAGTTGGTCTACTGGGCCGGCGGAAATCCATTTCATCACCACCAGAATCTGTTTCGACTTCAGGAGGCGTTCCGAAAGCCAGATACAGTCGTTGTGCACGAATCTGCGTGGACGAGTACAGCGCGACACGCCGACATCGTCCTTCCTGCGACGATGTCGGTGGAACGTAGCGATATCGGTGCCGCTCGCAACGACAGCCATCTGATGCCGATGCAACAGTTGATCGCGCCGTACGGGGAGGCGCGCGACGATTTCGACATCTTTGCCGATCTGGCCGGCAGACTCGGAACTGCCGCGACGTACACCGGCGGCCGAACGTCCGACGAATGGGTTCGTGCCATGTACGAGCACTGGCTCGGACGGATGTCGGATGCAGACATGACCGCCCCGGATTTCGAAAGCTTCTGGCAAGATGGCCCTTTCGAGATGGTGCTGCGGCCCATCCGCAGGACTCTCGAGGAGTTCGTATCCGATCCGGTTGCGAACAAGCTGAATACTCGGTCGGGAAAGATCGAGATCGTCAGTGAGGTCATCCGCGAGTTCGACTACGACGACTGCCCACCGCATCCCACGTGGACGGCTCCGGTGGAGTGGCTGGGTGGCAGACGCGCGGAGAGCTTTCCGATTCACCTGATCGCCAACCAACCCGACGGCAAGCTGCACAGTCAGCTGGACTTCGGGTCGGCCAGTACCCGACACAAGCGCAACGGGCGGGAGGTCGTCAGAATGCACCCTGCTGATGCGGCGCCGAGAAGTCTGGCCGATGGTGATCTGGTGCGGGTATGGAACGACCGCGGTTCCTGCTTCGCAACCGTCGAGGTCACCGAACGGGTGATGCGTAGCGTTGCAAGGCTTCCCACTGGAGCATGGTTCGATCCGCAGGTCGTCGGCGGCCTCGGGACGGTATGCGTTCACGGAAATCCGAACGTGTTGACCGCCGACACCGGAACCTCTCGACTGGCACAGGCCTGCACCGGACAACACGTCCTCGTGGAGATCACCAAATGGGAAGACCCGGTGCCTCCGGTGCAGGTGCACCGGCCTCCCACACCATGA
- a CDS encoding transporter substrate-binding domain-containing protein: MNWIKCVAGVATAVSLSVALTSCGTSTSDEPAAAEGALPSPYNAGLVVPYINYAPYSYLDEAGTMIGIDPDVAAGISSELGIPLEGANAAFEQTLLGVQQGKFAWAPAADITRERLQTFDFVSYLKDSYTFMTKVDSPDVADDTLELCGLRIGINSGSSATADLEGFSKACEDAGEQAIDIQAFPDQTANQLALSSERIDLVTASLTNIAYQQSLTDEFKTTGPSYAEILSGLTVKKDSGMAQPLADALNAMIADGSYDTIFAKYNLEDAEVEKSEVNPDPGR; encoded by the coding sequence ATGAACTGGATCAAATGTGTTGCCGGCGTCGCCACTGCCGTATCGCTGAGCGTTGCGTTGACGTCCTGCGGTACATCGACGTCCGATGAGCCGGCGGCCGCTGAGGGCGCACTGCCCAGCCCGTACAACGCGGGACTCGTTGTGCCGTACATCAATTACGCCCCATACTCGTACCTCGACGAGGCCGGCACGATGATCGGGATCGATCCCGATGTCGCGGCGGGGATCAGCTCCGAGCTCGGAATCCCATTGGAAGGTGCCAACGCGGCGTTCGAGCAGACGCTGCTCGGCGTGCAGCAGGGCAAGTTCGCCTGGGCACCGGCCGCCGACATCACTCGGGAGCGACTGCAGACGTTCGATTTCGTCTCGTACCTGAAGGATTCGTACACCTTCATGACCAAGGTCGACAGCCCCGATGTCGCCGACGACACTCTCGAGCTGTGCGGCTTGCGCATCGGAATCAACAGCGGCAGTTCGGCAACAGCGGATCTCGAGGGCTTCTCGAAGGCCTGTGAGGACGCAGGTGAGCAGGCCATCGACATCCAGGCGTTCCCCGATCAGACGGCCAACCAGCTGGCCCTCTCGAGTGAGCGGATCGATCTGGTCACCGCATCGCTGACCAATATCGCCTACCAGCAGAGCCTCACCGACGAATTCAAGACCACCGGACCGTCGTACGCCGAGATTCTGTCGGGTCTGACGGTCAAGAAGGACAGCGGCATGGCACAGCCGTTGGCGGACGCCCTCAACGCCATGATCGCCGACGGTTCCTACGACACGATCTTCGCGAAGTACAACCTCGAAGACGCAGAAGTGGAGAAGTCCGAGGTCAACCCCGATCCGGGCCGCTGA
- a CDS encoding FAD-dependent oxidoreductase, which yields MNDKARTHRIAVIGLGAVGSMTAWQLASKGFKVDGYDRFAPGSDHSGAGGSTRMFRTIYPESPNYSGLLEKSSTMWRELERASGLSLMVSTGALTISTPDSVMVSSTVAAAEAAKVEYEILDPATTLARHPGQILRDDEVAVFDPGAGVIRSNAAIVVAADRAEALGARILSHTEVFEISAIGGGYRVSSSFGVEQYDLVVVAAGGVSAALLPQFADKLVTRQLTTTWHVAREPQSADPASCPLVLRRSGPSRSFGTQCALDASTVKVGLLWDRDDAVSETDGFALSVPSEWEALTAECLADLYPNVYPQSVRTQTYADAFSKDGHGYVGELPGAPGMFVATGFSAHGFKIAPAIGALVTDLITTGFSPLHIDELRADRVSTADGGTGLLWVRPA from the coding sequence ATGAACGACAAAGCACGCACACACAGGATCGCAGTGATCGGCCTCGGTGCCGTCGGCTCCATGACGGCATGGCAATTGGCCTCCAAGGGCTTCAAAGTCGACGGATACGACCGTTTCGCACCGGGCAGTGACCACAGTGGCGCCGGCGGTTCCACCAGGATGTTCAGGACGATCTATCCGGAGAGCCCGAACTACTCTGGGCTGCTGGAGAAATCGAGCACGATGTGGCGTGAACTCGAACGCGCATCGGGCCTGTCGCTCATGGTAAGCACGGGTGCTCTGACCATCAGCACACCTGATTCCGTGATGGTGAGTAGTACCGTCGCCGCGGCAGAGGCCGCAAAGGTGGAGTACGAAATTCTGGACCCCGCGACAACTCTCGCGCGGCATCCGGGACAGATTCTCCGCGACGACGAAGTCGCCGTCTTCGATCCCGGTGCAGGTGTCATTCGATCCAACGCCGCCATCGTTGTCGCCGCCGACCGTGCAGAGGCCCTCGGTGCCCGAATCCTCTCGCACACCGAGGTATTCGAGATCAGCGCCATCGGTGGCGGCTATCGCGTGTCGTCATCGTTCGGGGTCGAGCAGTATGACCTCGTGGTCGTTGCCGCGGGAGGAGTCAGTGCAGCCCTGCTGCCGCAGTTCGCAGACAAACTGGTGACCCGCCAGCTGACCACCACCTGGCACGTGGCCCGCGAGCCGCAATCGGCGGATCCTGCCAGCTGTCCGCTTGTGCTCCGACGTTCCGGGCCGAGCCGATCTTTCGGAACCCAGTGCGCGCTCGACGCGAGCACGGTGAAAGTTGGCTTGCTGTGGGATCGTGACGATGCGGTGAGCGAGACCGACGGCTTCGCACTGTCGGTGCCATCGGAGTGGGAGGCACTGACCGCCGAGTGCCTAGCGGACCTGTACCCGAACGTGTATCCGCAGTCCGTGCGAACGCAGACCTACGCAGACGCATTCAGCAAAGATGGTCACGGCTACGTCGGTGAATTGCCCGGTGCACCCGGAATGTTCGTCGCAACCGGATTCTCTGCTCACGGGTTCAAGATTGCTCCGGCCATAGGTGCGCTCGTGACAGATCTGATCACTACCGGGTTCTCGCCGCTGCACATCGACGAGCTACGCGCGGACCGTGTCAGCACTGCCGACGGTGGCACGGGGCTGCTCTGGGTACGGCCCGCATGA
- a CDS encoding RidA family protein has product MSAVDNTLDRATPAFVPAMQAGNLIFTSGQLPLVDGTLAATGKVGRDIDSVRAAELAEVCTRNALGVLESIVGDLDRVRVVKVVGFVASVPEFTGQPAVIDAASRLLTKVLGERGSHARSAVGVAALPLDAPVEVELIAEIVG; this is encoded by the coding sequence ATGAGCGCAGTGGACAATACCCTCGACCGAGCAACCCCGGCCTTTGTGCCGGCCATGCAGGCCGGGAACCTGATTTTCACCTCGGGTCAGCTCCCCCTCGTCGACGGCACGCTCGCGGCGACGGGCAAGGTCGGCCGCGACATAGACAGTGTCCGCGCTGCCGAACTCGCCGAGGTGTGCACCAGGAACGCCCTGGGTGTTCTCGAGTCGATCGTGGGCGACCTCGACCGCGTCAGAGTAGTGAAGGTGGTGGGTTTCGTGGCCTCCGTTCCCGAGTTCACCGGACAGCCCGCAGTGATCGATGCTGCGAGTCGACTGTTGACAAAGGTGCTGGGCGAGCGTGGATCTCATGCCCGCAGTGCAGTAGGGGTGGCGGCGCTTCCTCTCGACGCCCCGGTCGAGGTGGAACTGATCGCAGAGATAGTCGGCTGA
- a CDS encoding SDR family oxidoreductase, translating to MGDIDIGVNAVAPAIVQTRIFERFIPGDKLDDAMAEFHSLHSIGRNGTVEDVAETIVFLLSDKTSWVTKQFDISTQPYNSILEGEAL from the coding sequence GTGGGCGACATCGACATCGGCGTCAACGCAGTCGCTCCTGCCATCGTCCAAACCAGAATCTTCGAGCGCTTCATCCCAGGAGACAAGCTTGACGACGCGATGGCGGAATTCCACAGTCTTCACTCGATCGGTCGCAACGGAACTGTCGAAGACGTCGCCGAGACGATCGTATTTTTGTTGTCGGACAAAACTTCCTGGGTGACGAAACAGTTCGATATTTCGACACAACCGTACAACTCGATTCTAGAAGGAGAAGCGTTATGA
- a CDS encoding carboxymuconolactone decarboxylase family protein: protein MTNEWQDRLKGLIKSTSGFKKAAPEVAHAFHAFEEATRASDMLDAKTHELISLAVAVTTRCEGCITAHAVAAKNAGATEAEVAAALGTAISLNAGAAYVYSSKALDAFQSL from the coding sequence ATGACCAACGAATGGCAAGACCGACTCAAGGGCTTGATCAAGAGCACCAGTGGCTTCAAGAAAGCGGCCCCGGAGGTGGCGCACGCTTTTCATGCGTTCGAGGAGGCAACGCGGGCGAGTGACATGCTCGACGCCAAGACTCACGAGCTGATCTCGCTGGCCGTTGCTGTCACCACTCGGTGCGAAGGGTGCATCACGGCGCATGCAGTCGCTGCAAAGAATGCCGGGGCCACCGAAGCCGAGGTCGCTGCGGCACTCGGAACCGCAATTTCGCTCAATGCCGGTGCAGCCTATGTATATTCATCGAAGGCCCTCGACGCTTTCCAGTCGTTGTGA
- a CDS encoding OsmC family protein, protein MSATNGIDVAAFKQFSDAVDKTPDNAGARFFVSTEWKGQTRTVATVKSYDLRGETHERDFTIEADEPNELLGTNTAPNPQELLMAALNACLAVGYSVVAAKMGVTLRSLKIDTSGELDLRGFLGLDQSVNPGYDEVRYTVTVDADGTDEQLEQIHQAVMAISPNYANFAKPIRMIPTLDIVR, encoded by the coding sequence GTGAGCGCGACCAACGGGATCGACGTCGCGGCTTTCAAGCAGTTTTCTGACGCGGTCGACAAGACCCCGGACAACGCGGGCGCGAGGTTCTTCGTCAGTACCGAGTGGAAGGGACAGACTCGTACTGTCGCCACTGTGAAGTCGTACGACCTTCGCGGTGAAACGCACGAGCGAGACTTCACCATCGAGGCCGACGAGCCGAACGAGTTGCTCGGAACCAATACGGCACCGAACCCGCAGGAACTGTTGATGGCGGCTCTCAATGCCTGTTTGGCGGTGGGGTACTCCGTCGTCGCGGCGAAGATGGGGGTCACCCTCCGCTCACTGAAAATCGACACCTCGGGCGAGCTGGACCTCCGTGGCTTCCTCGGGTTGGACCAATCGGTCAATCCCGGGTACGACGAGGTTCGATACACGGTGACGGTCGATGCCGACGGCACCGATGAGCAGCTCGAGCAGATCCACCAGGCGGTAATGGCGATTTCGCCCAACTACGCGAACTTCGCCAAGCCGATTCGGATGATCCCGACTCTCGATATCGTTCGCTAG